In the Vallitalea okinawensis genome, ATATCTTCCCTACTGCGAAAATCTGACGTAAAAAAATTAACATGACCGATAGTAAAATCACTTACTATGGTATCACTTAAATATTGGTCCATATCAAAACCCATTGTTATAGTATAAACTGCTGTAAGCAGCATAAGACTTAATGCTATCGAGGTAATAACCACAAGATTCTTCTTTCTATTCCTGAATAAATTTGACCAAGCCATTCTGTGTAGTCTTGCTCCGTTTAAAGATTTTTTTGATTTCTTTTTGTTTAATGATACTACACCTGTATAGCGTACTGCTTCAACTGGTGAGACTTTAGAGGCGATTTTGCTTGGTTTTCTTGAACTGATATATACGGTTATGAGAGAAAACAAAGTAGCACCTATGAAGATGGTAGGATTTGCTGAACTACCACTATAACTAATATTCGTTATTTTCATGATAACAGGCAAAAGTCCTATACCTAGTAAATAGCCTATTACAAGCCCCAATGGTATACCTATAATAGAAAGTAAATAAGCTTGCTTTCTAACCAATTTCTTAATTTGCTTTGAAGTCGTTCCGATAGTCTTTAACAGTCCGTAAAAACGAATATCTTTTGTTACTGAAATCTGAAAAATATTATAGATGATTAAGTACCCTGTAAAAACGATAAATAGGATTGCTCCTAGTATTACGATCACCATAAGTAGATCTAATTGAAAGTTAGAAGATAGGTATGCCCAGTTAACCCCATAGTCGATATCATGCAGCTGATAGTCACTACCTGTAATAACTCTTTGAATATCTTCCTCGATATTTGAACTACTTGAAAACATAATGTCTGCAAAGATTAGACCTGAATATAACCATTGCTCTTTCTGATACTTTTGATCCAGATGCGCCATATTCTTGTTTATAAATTCCTTTGAGACATATGCCATACTTGCCTTTGCAACGATATCACCTTCCCAGTACCCAGAAAGGACAAAATCACTGGTGAATTCCTCACCATTAATGGTATATTCTAAAGTTATTGGAACACCAATTTCATGAGGTACTCCCAGCATATCCAAAACGATAGTATCTGTCACTACTTCATTGATACCCTTTGGCATATTTCCTTTAGTTGGATAGCAAAACCCCCATTTTGCTGTATTTTCTGTAGCAAAACGAATTTCAGTAGCTCTCTTAGCTAACTGATCATTATCTGCTTGCCCTACCATAATGGAATAACCAATCTCCTTGATAAGTGGATTACCTTTTATATGATCAAACTCTTCATTTGTTAAATACTTTAATCCTGCATGAGCAGATGTTCCCACTTGCCTCATGGTTTCTTCTTCTATAGAATTCGCCATTCCACTTCCTAACGTAAAAAGAGAGGTGAAAAGTACAGTTGTAAGGGCTATTGCAATGATTGCAAAGGTATTTCTAAGTCGATTATTTTTTAAGCTCTTACGAGACAAATTATTGATGACTTTTATATTATTATTTCGCATCTTTACAACCTCCCCTATGCTACTATATTTCCATCTTCAATTCGAATAACCCTATCACAGAGTTGGGCCATTTCTGCATTGTGGGTAATCATAACAATTGTTTGATTAAATTTCTTACTGGAGACTTTTAAAAGCCCAACCACCTCCTGGCTGGTTTTACTGTCTAAGTTACCAGTTGGTTCATCGGCAAGAATAATAGCCGGTTTAGTAGCTAAAGCCCTTGCGATTGCAACTCGCTGTTGTTGACCACCTGATAAATTATTGGGAAGATTGCTGATTTTATCTTGCAACCCAAGAGTATGAATGATTTTATTAACGTAATCTTGATCAACTACATTACCATCTAATTCTACCGGTATAATAATGTTTTCGTAGACATTTAAAATAGGTACTAGATTATAGTTTTGAAAAACAAATCCGATATTTCTTCTTCGAAATACAGTGAGTTCATCATCATTCATTTTAAATATTTCTTTATCCCTAACAATAACTTCTCCACTTGTGGCTCTATCAAGCCCTCCTAACATATGAAGTAATGTAGATTTGCCTGAGCCTGATGTTCCTACGATTGCAACAAATTCACCTTTATTAATCTCTATATTAACCCCATCGAGAGCTTTTACAATATTAGGACCTTCGCCATAGTATTTTTTTAAATGTTGACTTTTTAATATCTTCATTCTATTTCCTCCATCAATAAAATTGGATTATACTTTAGATAACGTTGTTAATCATCTATGTATAATCCAATTATAAAAGTCTAGTCTTACAACGATCTTACAAATTTATAATCAGTTATGACAGTTTTGTAAGAAAATCGAGAAAGTACTTCCCTTCCCTAACTCCGATTTAACAGTTATATAGCCACCTTCTTTGGATAAAATGAACTGTGATAGATAAAGTCCTATCCCCATTCCATTCTGCTCTGCTACATTTTCACCTCTATAAAACCGCTTGAAAATATTGTTATAATCCATCTTAGCTATTCCAACACCTTGGTCAGTGATCTGTATTTTAGTATATATTTCAAGTGATGTCATCTTAATCTTTATTTCTGAATACTCTGGCGAATACTTAATAGCATTTTCTAATACATTGGTTAACGCTTCACAAGTCCATTTTCTATTGTGATAAAGCTTTATATCCTTAAACTCTTGAACAATAATAGCTATCTTTTTAGTATTAGCTTGAGAGTAGACGGATGATACTGCTCGTGCAATAGTTTCTTTTATGTATATATCATCAGAAGTAAAATCAATAGCCCCTGTCTCTAGCCTTGACATTTTTAGCAGTGATTTCATCAACCAATCCATCTTTTCTGACTGTTCTTTTGTTCTCATTAAAAATTCTTGATGTTCTTCTTTACTTAGATTTCCTTCTAATAATATGTCGGTATACATGGCTATATTGGCTAGTGGTGTTTTTACTTGATGTGCGATATCTCCAATTAACTCCTTGATGACCTCTTTTTCAATATTCGTTTGATTGACATCATCATCAATCATCTCTATGATACTTTTTGCCTGATGAGCTAATTTAGATTGTCTCGTATCTTTAGTACTTGGGATTTCAATGTCATCTTTTTTTGATACTATTTGTTCTAAAATACCACTAATCATATCAAACATTTTCGCAATATACCTTCTTGTTAAATAGACCATTACCAAACATATGATTAAGGCTATCATAATGCTATACATATTATTCCTCACTCCACATATAACCCATTCCGTGTACTGTCTTTATACATTGTGGCTCAGATGGATCATCTTCAATCTTTTTACGAAGTCTTCTTATATTAACTGGTAATGTATTTTCATCAACAAAATTTCCCTTATCATCCCATAAACTACTGAGGATCTGTTCTTTAAGCAATACTTGTCCCTTGTTCTCAATAAAGTATTTCAATAACTTAAATTCAGTAGAACTGATCGTTATTTCTTCATTATTTTTATAGACTTTTAAGTTATCAAGATTAACGACAATATTTCTAGATCTTATCTGATTAGAATTTAAATGATTGTTATTGCGCCTAAAAATAGAATTAACTCTAGCCATTAAAATTGAGATTGAAAAAGGCTTAGTTATATAGTCATCTGCTCCAGCATCCAATCCTTGTATTTCATCAATCTCAAGATCCCGTGCCGTTAACATAATAATGGGTACTACAGATTCTTTCCTAATTTCTCTACAAAAATCAATCCCACTTCCATCAGGCAGATTTAAATCCAAGACTATCATATCTATATCCAGTTGCTTTAATAAAACACTTGCTGCTTTTAGATTAAAAGCTGTATGTACTTCATAGCCTGACTTCTCGAAACTATAGGACACGCCTCTGTTAAGCCCTTCGTCATCTTCAACTATTAATATTTTCTTCATCTTAGTGATCCTTTCACTCTCTTTAAACACATTTTAAATGTTATTAAAATTATGTATATTTCACTGTATTTTCAAGATATCACAATAATGTTATAAATACAAGCAGTAATGGAGTATGAAAAGTAGATAGACTACGCCTTTACTATAAGAAAAAAACTGCTGTTAGATTGATTTAACAGCAGTTTCTTTTTAATTATCTACTTTTTTAGTATTTTTAATCCATAAGCTTCTAATGCAATTGGACCTGTAATACTTTTTTCATTCAACATATCAATATAAGTTATATCACCTAAATCAATTTTCTTTTCTTCGAATGTAAAATTCATTATAAAGATATAATCTTTGGTGCCGTCTGTTCTCTTTTGAACCGTTACGCCCTCGGGTAATTGAGTATCCAAAATTGGTTTTATTCCTAGTTGATTAATCAAGCTCTTATAGAAATCTTCCTGGAATTCATTATTGTTTCTAAAAGCAATATAATAAGCATTTCCTTTACCATATCTATTGACTGTAAAAGCTGGTTGCCCCTTATAAAAATCTGATTCATACGCTCCAAGAACTTCTGCTGATTCAACATGAATCAGATCACATAATTGATCAATCTTATATCTCCCCTTCACCCCTATTTTATTTTCTTTATCTATTACTGCATAGTTACTTTCAAAATCATAGAGTGAATCAATTTCTTCTGCCCATATGCCTAATACTTGACGCAATGGACCAGGGAACCCGCCTAAGAAACAAAGATCATTTTCATTAACTATTCCTGACCAATAAGTCGTAACAAAAGTACCACCCTGTTCAACAAATTTTTCTATCTTCTCTGCTACACCTTCTCTTACCATATATAACATTGGTGCAATAACCAGTTTGTACCTAGATAAATCACAATCCATGTTAATAACATCAACAGGTATACCTTTATTCCAGAAAGGTCTGTAATGGCGTTTACATGTTTTTTCATAATCCCTTCCTTCCTTGCGTACCCCTTCCATGTCATTAATAGCCCAGTTGTTTTCCCAATCATAAATGATAGCAACTTCAGGTTCCACGGTTGTACCTATAACTTGTTCCAATTTGCTCAATGCATTTCCAACCTC is a window encoding:
- a CDS encoding ABC transporter ATP-binding protein, yielding MKILKSQHLKKYYGEGPNIVKALDGVNIEINKGEFVAIVGTSGSGKSTLLHMLGGLDRATSGEVIVRDKEIFKMNDDELTVFRRRNIGFVFQNYNLVPILNVYENIIIPVELDGNVVDQDYVNKIIHTLGLQDKISNLPNNLSGGQQQRVAIARALATKPAIILADEPTGNLDSKTSQEVVGLLKVSSKKFNQTIVMITHNAEMAQLCDRVIRIEDGNIVA
- a CDS encoding sensor histidine kinase — encoded protein: MYSIMIALIICLVMVYLTRRYIAKMFDMISGILEQIVSKKDDIEIPSTKDTRQSKLAHQAKSIIEMIDDDVNQTNIEKEVIKELIGDIAHQVKTPLANIAMYTDILLEGNLSKEEHQEFLMRTKEQSEKMDWLMKSLLKMSRLETGAIDFTSDDIYIKETIARAVSSVYSQANTKKIAIIVQEFKDIKLYHNRKWTCEALTNVLENAIKYSPEYSEIKIKMTSLEIYTKIQITDQGVGIAKMDYNNIFKRFYRGENVAEQNGMGIGLYLSQFILSKEGGYITVKSELGKGSTFSIFLQNCHN
- a CDS encoding ABC transporter permease, which produces MRNNNIKVINNLSRKSLKNNRLRNTFAIIAIALTTVLFTSLFTLGSGMANSIEEETMRQVGTSAHAGLKYLTNEEFDHIKGNPLIKEIGYSIMVGQADNDQLAKRATEIRFATENTAKWGFCYPTKGNMPKGINEVVTDTIVLDMLGVPHEIGVPITLEYTINGEEFTSDFVLSGYWEGDIVAKASMAYVSKEFINKNMAHLDQKYQKEQWLYSGLIFADIMFSSSSNIEEDIQRVITGSDYQLHDIDYGVNWAYLSSNFQLDLLMVIVILGAILFIVFTGYLIIYNIFQISVTKDIRFYGLLKTIGTTSKQIKKLVRKQAYLLSIIGIPLGLVIGYLLGIGLLPVIMKITNISYSGSSANPTIFIGATLFSLITVYISSRKPSKIASKVSPVEAVRYTGVVSLNKKKSKKSLNGARLHRMAWSNLFRNRKKNLVVITSIALSLMLLTAVYTITMGFDMDQYLSDTIVSDFTIGHVNFFTSDFRSREDMPSQQLIDQINNFDGIEENGSVYYQYISHELSEKGMNNFDDIYPYEVLEQESNIVKTALMECKDSGRISLQVYGLNEFLLDKINIIEGELDSEKFATGNYILISIPNQRQENDLKSYYNVGDKIIIKFDDESEKAYEVMALVNIPHNISVQYSTIGGLDCFLPEVEFKDQIKEPMYINYVFNVKDDQIDVIENFLKDYTSNVEPLMKYESKQTYIDSFKQLQRTYLIVGGVLCFIVGFIGILNFTNSMLTSIITRKREFAMLKSIGMTKKQLYKMLIFEGLYVALLTLGITLTVGNAFSYLVVQVLAGQIWFFDYHFSLLPMLIAAPCLLIISVLIPVVSYNGAGGQSIIEQLREIE
- a CDS encoding response regulator transcription factor, yielding MKKILIVEDDEGLNRGVSYSFEKSGYEVHTAFNLKAASVLLKQLDIDMIVLDLNLPDGSGIDFCREIRKESVVPIIMLTARDLEIDEIQGLDAGADDYITKPFSISILMARVNSIFRRNNNHLNSNQIRSRNIVVNLDNLKVYKNNEEITISSTEFKLLKYFIENKGQVLLKEQILSSLWDDKGNFVDENTLPVNIRRLRKKIEDDPSEPQCIKTVHGMGYMWSEE